Proteins encoded by one window of Paenibacillus sp. DCT19:
- a CDS encoding polysaccharide deacetylase family protein, whose amino-acid sequence MNKMLLVEQVSVREKAVAFTFDDGPHPVYTQQILEIFHRVGGQATFFMIGKEMESYPEIAAEVHREGHEIANHTFTHPNLTELTLEQAGEELQRAEKVIQEVTGNPAKLFRPPYFGINDDILSLAVEQGYHTVAAVNGGAKDWDNPGVEYILEHTRPTVKPGSVIIFHDGYGDRSQTVEAVRILVEELIAEGYRLVTVSELLAISNEA is encoded by the coding sequence ATGAATAAAATGTTGTTAGTTGAACAGGTATCCGTTCGAGAAAAGGCTGTAGCTTTCACATTTGATGATGGCCCACATCCGGTGTACACACAGCAAATCCTTGAGATTTTCCATCGTGTTGGAGGACAAGCGACCTTCTTCATGATTGGTAAGGAGATGGAATCGTACCCTGAAATTGCAGCTGAGGTTCACCGTGAAGGGCATGAGATAGCAAATCATACGTTTACACATCCCAATTTGACCGAATTAACGTTGGAGCAAGCAGGGGAGGAACTACAACGAGCGGAGAAGGTCATACAGGAAGTAACAGGAAATCCAGCGAAGCTCTTCAGACCACCATACTTTGGGATAAATGACGACATCTTATCTCTGGCGGTGGAACAGGGTTACCATACGGTTGCTGCGGTTAACGGCGGTGCGAAGGATTGGGACAACCCTGGTGTAGAGTATATTTTGGAGCATACAAGGCCTACGGTAAAGCCTGGTAGTGTAATCATTTTTCATGATGGGTATGGGGATCGTTCACAGACGGTGGAGGCTGTTCGAATACTGGTAGAAGAGCTTATTGCGGAAGGGTACCGTTTGGTCACAGTAAGCGAATTACTAGCCATCTCGAATGAAGCGTGA
- a CDS encoding alpha/beta fold hydrolase: protein MEKAGYGFSETAKVSRDIDTMLEETRSALTLAGQQPPYVLFPHSMSGIEALYWAQMYPAEVEAIIGLDPAVPEVYEEYPLPSPGTMALTGMEHALESPAFSLAL, encoded by the coding sequence GTGGAAAAAGCAGGTTATGGCTTCAGTGAAACGGCCAAGGTCTCCCGTGATATCGATACGATGCTCGAAGAGACACGATCCGCACTGACTTTGGCAGGACAGCAACCACCATATGTCTTGTTTCCACATTCGATGTCAGGCATTGAAGCCTTATACTGGGCACAGATGTATCCAGCTGAGGTCGAGGCCATTATCGGACTTGATCCAGCGGTTCCAGAGGTGTATGAAGAATACCCGCTCCCTTCGCCTGGAACAATGGCACTTACAGGTATGGAGCACGCATTGGAATCACCCGCTTTTTCCCTGGCATTGTAG
- a CDS encoding mechanosensitive ion channel family protein, translating to MDFIRNQLEELGMSEPSIGYLSNIIMIIFIAMISVVANYITKKIVLKTINHIVNNNRYRWGNIIVEKKLFHKLSHLVPAIIIYYSAYIFPAYQALVEKAAMTYMIVVMITVFNTLLNVFDEIYRSYEVSKIRPIKGYIQVAKIVLFIIGGIIVISNLIGQNPLIILSGLGALSAVLMLVFKDSILGLVAGVQLSSNDMVRVGDWIEMPKYNADGDVIDITLNTVKVRNFDKTITMIPSYALISDSFRNWRGMQVSGGRRIKRSIYIDISSIRFCTEEMVAEFEKIHYLTDYVTTKLEEIEAYNVEHQVNRESNVNGRQLTNVGVFREYIHQYLRNHPKINQDMTMIVRQLAPEDRGLPLEIYAFSNDINWGVYESVQADIFDHIFAVAQTFGLRAFQNPTGHDIVQLKEDKQYVREYS from the coding sequence ATGGACTTTATTAGAAATCAACTAGAAGAATTGGGCATGAGTGAACCATCCATCGGGTATCTTTCAAACATCATCATGATTATTTTTATTGCGATGATCTCAGTCGTGGCGAATTATATTACCAAAAAAATCGTACTGAAGACGATCAATCATATCGTCAATAACAACCGCTACAGATGGGGCAACATCATTGTCGAGAAAAAATTATTTCACAAGCTGTCGCATCTCGTGCCAGCCATCATTATCTATTACTCAGCTTATATCTTTCCAGCCTACCAAGCCTTAGTAGAGAAGGCTGCAATGACATATATGATTGTTGTCATGATCACCGTGTTCAACACATTACTCAATGTATTCGATGAGATATATCGTTCCTATGAAGTCTCGAAGATTAGACCGATTAAGGGATATATTCAGGTGGCGAAGATTGTCCTATTTATTATAGGAGGCATTATCGTCATCTCGAACCTGATTGGTCAGAATCCATTGATCATTCTTAGTGGACTTGGTGCATTATCGGCGGTACTGATGCTGGTGTTCAAAGACTCGATTCTTGGGCTAGTCGCGGGTGTGCAATTATCATCCAATGATATGGTACGCGTAGGCGACTGGATTGAAATGCCGAAATATAATGCAGACGGTGACGTCATCGACATTACACTGAATACCGTGAAGGTCAGAAATTTTGATAAAACGATTACGATGATTCCCAGCTATGCTCTAATCTCTGACTCGTTCCGCAACTGGAGAGGTATGCAGGTCTCGGGCGGAAGAAGAATTAAGCGAAGCATCTATATTGATATCAGTAGTATCCGATTTTGTACGGAGGAGATGGTAGCTGAATTTGAGAAAATTCACTACTTAACCGATTATGTAACCACCAAGCTAGAGGAGATCGAAGCCTACAACGTTGAGCATCAAGTAAATCGGGAGAGCAATGTGAACGGTAGACAGCTCACCAATGTGGGTGTCTTTAGAGAGTATATCCATCAATACCTACGGAATCATCCCAAAATTAATCAGGATATGACGATGATTGTAAGACAATTAGCACCGGAAGATCGCGGACTGCCTCTTGAAATTTACGCATTCAGCAATGATATTAATTGGGGCGTTTATGAATCCGTGCAGGCCGATATCTTTGACCATATCTTTGCGGTTGCGCAAACCTTTGGACTTCGTGCCTTCCAGAATCCAACAGGTCATGATATCGTGCAACTGAAAGAAGATAAACAATATGTAAGAGAGTACTCATAA